From one Rattus norvegicus strain BN/NHsdMcwi chromosome 7, GRCr8, whole genome shotgun sequence genomic stretch:
- the Lrrc14 gene encoding leucine-rich repeat-containing protein 14 isoform 1 (isoform 1 is encoded by transcript variant 1), producing the protein MNHRRDRCVLCAVASPRSNFFLGTRPAAFVSSYDRGLSAQSSTMHTLVFLSTRQVLQCQPAACQALPLLPRELFPLLFKVAFMDKKTAVLRELVHTWPFPLLSFQQLLQECAHCSRALLQERLSTESMQAVILGLTARIHAREAEAGTQPVCRKHTLRVLDMTGLLDDGVEQDPGTMSMWDCTAAVARTCIAQQQVGTAKPGLSPVPVEIRVDLRVNRASYTFLREALQSSVDSLLRLCCRDLRAEDLPMRNTVALLQLLDAGCLRRIDLRFNNLGLRGLSVIIPHVARFQHLASLRLHYVHGDSRQPSVDGEDNFRYFLAQMGRFICLRELSIGSSLLSGRLDQLLSTLQRPLESLELAFCALLPEDLRFLAQSSHAAHLKKLDLSGNDLSGNQLTPFQGLLQAVAATLLHLELTECQIADAQLLATLPTLTRCASLRYLGLYGNPLSMAGLKELLRDSVIQAELRTVVHPFPVDCYEGLPWPPPASVLLEASINEEKFARVEAELHQLLLASGRAHVLWTTDIYGRLAADYFNL; encoded by the exons ATGAATCACCGCCGAGACCGCTGTGTCCTGTGTGCAGTAGCATCACCCAGAAGCAATTTTTTCTTGGGGACCAGGCCGGCTGCTTTCGTTTCCTCTTATGACAG GGGCCTGTCTGCCCAGTCCAGCACCATGCACACGCTTGTGTTCCTCAGCACACGCCAGGTGCTTCAGTGCCAGCCAGCTGCCTGCCAGGCCTTGCCCCTGCTGCCCCGAGAACTCTTCCCTCTGCTGTTCAAGGTGGCCTTCATGGACAAGAAGACAGCCGTGCTGCGTGAGCTGGTGCACACGTGGCCCTTTCCCCTCCTCAGTTTCCAGCAGCTGCTGCAGGAGTGTGCCCACTGCAGTCGAGCCCTGCTGCAGGAACGGCTCAGCACAGAAAGCATGCAGGCTGTGATCCTGGGACTGACCGCCCGGATACATGCTCGAGAAGCAGAGGCTGGCACACAGCCCGTTTGCAG GAAGCATACACTGCGGGTACTGGACATGACTGGCCTCCTGGATGATGGTGTGGAGCAGGATCCAGGAACCATGAGCATGTGGGACTGTACAGCGGCGGTAGCCAGAACTTGTATTGCCCAGCAGCAGGTCGGGACTGCTAAGCCAGGGCTGTCACCAGTCCCCGTGGAAATTCGTGTAGACCTTCGGGTAAACCGGGCCTCCTATACATTCCTTCGTGAGGCACTCCAGAGTAGTGTGGACAGCCTGCTGCGGCTCTGCTGCCGGGACCTCCGGGCTGAGGATCTGCCCATGCGTAACACTGTGGCCCTACTACAGCTTCTAGATGCAGGCTGTCTGCGCCGTATAGACCTGCGCTTCAATAACCTGGGCTTGCGTGGCCTGTCTGTCATTATCCCACATGTGGCCCGCTTTCAGCACCTAGCCAGCCTGAGGCTGCATTATGTGCATGGGGACTCCAGACAGCCCTCCGTGGATGGTGAGGACAACTTTCGCTACTTCCTGGCCCAGATGGGCCGGTTCATCTGTCTTCGGGAGCTCAGCATTGgctcttctctcctctcaggCAGGCTGGATCAACTGCTCAG CACCCTGCAGAGGCCCCTGGAAAGCCTAGAGCTGGCCTTCTGTGCACTGTTGCCTGAGGACCTACGCTTCCTGGCTCAGAGCTCTCATGCTGCCCACCTCAAAAAGCTGGACTTGAGTGGCAATGACTTGTCAGGCAACCAGCTGACACCCTTCCAGGGTCTGCTGCAGGCAGTAGCAGCCACACTGCTGCATCTTGAGCTGACTGAGTGCCAGATTGCTGATGCCCAGTTGTTGGCCACACTGCCCACCCTGACTCGCTGTGCCAGTCTCCGATACCTTGGTCTCTATGGCAACCCTTTGTCTATGGCAGGACTTAAAGAGCTGCTTCGGGACTCTGTGATTCAGGCTGAGCTACGTACTGTGGTGCACCCTTTCCCTGTGGACTGCTATGAGGGTCTTCCTTGGCcgccacctgcctctgtccttcTGGAAGCCTCCATCAATGAGGAGAAGTTTGCCCGTGTAGAAGCTGAGTTACACCAGCTGCTGTTAGCTTCAGGCCGTGCCCATGTACTCTGGACCACAGACATCTATGGCCGGCTGGCTGCAGACTATTTTAACCTCTGA
- the Lrrc14 gene encoding leucine-rich repeat-containing protein 14 isoform X1 has protein sequence MLLTVEPSLHPHSHPTPILQQTSKSAGTQYWAASWGLSAQSSTMHTLVFLSTRQVLQCQPAACQALPLLPRELFPLLFKVAFMDKKTAVLRELVHTWPFPLLSFQQLLQECAHCSRALLQERLSTESMQAVILGLTARIHAREAEAGTQPVCRKHTLRVLDMTGLLDDGVEQDPGTMSMWDCTAAVARTCIAQQQVGTAKPGLSPVPVEIRVDLRVNRASYTFLREALQSSVDSLLRLCCRDLRAEDLPMRNTVALLQLLDAGCLRRIDLRFNNLGLRGLSVIIPHVARFQHLASLRLHYVHGDSRQPSVDGEDNFRYFLAQMGRFICLRELSIGSSLLSGRLDQLLSTLQRPLESLELAFCALLPEDLRFLAQSSHAAHLKKLDLSGNDLSGNQLTPFQGLLQAVAATLLHLELTECQIADAQLLATLPTLTRCASLRYLGLYGNPLSMAGLKELLRDSVIQAELRTVVHPFPVDCYEGLPWPPPASVLLEASINEEKFARVEAELHQLLLASGRAHVLWTTDIYGRLAADYFNL, from the exons atgctcttaactgttgaaccatctctccacccccactcccaccccacccccattttacagCAAACATCCAAATCTGCTGGAACTCAATATTGGGCGGCCAGCTG GGGCCTGTCTGCCCAGTCCAGCACCATGCACACGCTTGTGTTCCTCAGCACACGCCAGGTGCTTCAGTGCCAGCCAGCTGCCTGCCAGGCCTTGCCCCTGCTGCCCCGAGAACTCTTCCCTCTGCTGTTCAAGGTGGCCTTCATGGACAAGAAGACAGCCGTGCTGCGTGAGCTGGTGCACACGTGGCCCTTTCCCCTCCTCAGTTTCCAGCAGCTGCTGCAGGAGTGTGCCCACTGCAGTCGAGCCCTGCTGCAGGAACGGCTCAGCACAGAAAGCATGCAGGCTGTGATCCTGGGACTGACCGCCCGGATACATGCTCGAGAAGCAGAGGCTGGCACACAGCCCGTTTGCAG GAAGCATACACTGCGGGTACTGGACATGACTGGCCTCCTGGATGATGGTGTGGAGCAGGATCCAGGAACCATGAGCATGTGGGACTGTACAGCGGCGGTAGCCAGAACTTGTATTGCCCAGCAGCAGGTCGGGACTGCTAAGCCAGGGCTGTCACCAGTCCCCGTGGAAATTCGTGTAGACCTTCGGGTAAACCGGGCCTCCTATACATTCCTTCGTGAGGCACTCCAGAGTAGTGTGGACAGCCTGCTGCGGCTCTGCTGCCGGGACCTCCGGGCTGAGGATCTGCCCATGCGTAACACTGTGGCCCTACTACAGCTTCTAGATGCAGGCTGTCTGCGCCGTATAGACCTGCGCTTCAATAACCTGGGCTTGCGTGGCCTGTCTGTCATTATCCCACATGTGGCCCGCTTTCAGCACCTAGCCAGCCTGAGGCTGCATTATGTGCATGGGGACTCCAGACAGCCCTCCGTGGATGGTGAGGACAACTTTCGCTACTTCCTGGCCCAGATGGGCCGGTTCATCTGTCTTCGGGAGCTCAGCATTGgctcttctctcctctcaggCAGGCTGGATCAACTGCTCAG CACCCTGCAGAGGCCCCTGGAAAGCCTAGAGCTGGCCTTCTGTGCACTGTTGCCTGAGGACCTACGCTTCCTGGCTCAGAGCTCTCATGCTGCCCACCTCAAAAAGCTGGACTTGAGTGGCAATGACTTGTCAGGCAACCAGCTGACACCCTTCCAGGGTCTGCTGCAGGCAGTAGCAGCCACACTGCTGCATCTTGAGCTGACTGAGTGCCAGATTGCTGATGCCCAGTTGTTGGCCACACTGCCCACCCTGACTCGCTGTGCCAGTCTCCGATACCTTGGTCTCTATGGCAACCCTTTGTCTATGGCAGGACTTAAAGAGCTGCTTCGGGACTCTGTGATTCAGGCTGAGCTACGTACTGTGGTGCACCCTTTCCCTGTGGACTGCTATGAGGGTCTTCCTTGGCcgccacctgcctctgtccttcTGGAAGCCTCCATCAATGAGGAGAAGTTTGCCCGTGTAGAAGCTGAGTTACACCAGCTGCTGTTAGCTTCAGGCCGTGCCCATGTACTCTGGACCACAGACATCTATGGCCGGCTGGCTGCAGACTATTTTAACCTCTGA
- the Lrrc14 gene encoding leucine-rich repeat-containing protein 14 isoform X2: MFCASHIFRGLSAQSSTMHTLVFLSTRQVLQCQPAACQALPLLPRELFPLLFKVAFMDKKTAVLRELVHTWPFPLLSFQQLLQECAHCSRALLQERLSTESMQAVILGLTARIHAREAEAGTQPVCRKHTLRVLDMTGLLDDGVEQDPGTMSMWDCTAAVARTCIAQQQVGTAKPGLSPVPVEIRVDLRVNRASYTFLREALQSSVDSLLRLCCRDLRAEDLPMRNTVALLQLLDAGCLRRIDLRFNNLGLRGLSVIIPHVARFQHLASLRLHYVHGDSRQPSVDGEDNFRYFLAQMGRFICLRELSIGSSLLSGRLDQLLSTLQRPLESLELAFCALLPEDLRFLAQSSHAAHLKKLDLSGNDLSGNQLTPFQGLLQAVAATLLHLELTECQIADAQLLATLPTLTRCASLRYLGLYGNPLSMAGLKELLRDSVIQAELRTVVHPFPVDCYEGLPWPPPASVLLEASINEEKFARVEAELHQLLLASGRAHVLWTTDIYGRLAADYFNL; this comes from the exons atgttttgtgcttcccatattttcag GGGCCTGTCTGCCCAGTCCAGCACCATGCACACGCTTGTGTTCCTCAGCACACGCCAGGTGCTTCAGTGCCAGCCAGCTGCCTGCCAGGCCTTGCCCCTGCTGCCCCGAGAACTCTTCCCTCTGCTGTTCAAGGTGGCCTTCATGGACAAGAAGACAGCCGTGCTGCGTGAGCTGGTGCACACGTGGCCCTTTCCCCTCCTCAGTTTCCAGCAGCTGCTGCAGGAGTGTGCCCACTGCAGTCGAGCCCTGCTGCAGGAACGGCTCAGCACAGAAAGCATGCAGGCTGTGATCCTGGGACTGACCGCCCGGATACATGCTCGAGAAGCAGAGGCTGGCACACAGCCCGTTTGCAG GAAGCATACACTGCGGGTACTGGACATGACTGGCCTCCTGGATGATGGTGTGGAGCAGGATCCAGGAACCATGAGCATGTGGGACTGTACAGCGGCGGTAGCCAGAACTTGTATTGCCCAGCAGCAGGTCGGGACTGCTAAGCCAGGGCTGTCACCAGTCCCCGTGGAAATTCGTGTAGACCTTCGGGTAAACCGGGCCTCCTATACATTCCTTCGTGAGGCACTCCAGAGTAGTGTGGACAGCCTGCTGCGGCTCTGCTGCCGGGACCTCCGGGCTGAGGATCTGCCCATGCGTAACACTGTGGCCCTACTACAGCTTCTAGATGCAGGCTGTCTGCGCCGTATAGACCTGCGCTTCAATAACCTGGGCTTGCGTGGCCTGTCTGTCATTATCCCACATGTGGCCCGCTTTCAGCACCTAGCCAGCCTGAGGCTGCATTATGTGCATGGGGACTCCAGACAGCCCTCCGTGGATGGTGAGGACAACTTTCGCTACTTCCTGGCCCAGATGGGCCGGTTCATCTGTCTTCGGGAGCTCAGCATTGgctcttctctcctctcaggCAGGCTGGATCAACTGCTCAG CACCCTGCAGAGGCCCCTGGAAAGCCTAGAGCTGGCCTTCTGTGCACTGTTGCCTGAGGACCTACGCTTCCTGGCTCAGAGCTCTCATGCTGCCCACCTCAAAAAGCTGGACTTGAGTGGCAATGACTTGTCAGGCAACCAGCTGACACCCTTCCAGGGTCTGCTGCAGGCAGTAGCAGCCACACTGCTGCATCTTGAGCTGACTGAGTGCCAGATTGCTGATGCCCAGTTGTTGGCCACACTGCCCACCCTGACTCGCTGTGCCAGTCTCCGATACCTTGGTCTCTATGGCAACCCTTTGTCTATGGCAGGACTTAAAGAGCTGCTTCGGGACTCTGTGATTCAGGCTGAGCTACGTACTGTGGTGCACCCTTTCCCTGTGGACTGCTATGAGGGTCTTCCTTGGCcgccacctgcctctgtccttcTGGAAGCCTCCATCAATGAGGAGAAGTTTGCCCGTGTAGAAGCTGAGTTACACCAGCTGCTGTTAGCTTCAGGCCGTGCCCATGTACTCTGGACCACAGACATCTATGGCCGGCTGGCTGCAGACTATTTTAACCTCTGA
- the Lrrc14 gene encoding leucine-rich repeat-containing protein 14 isoform 2 (isoform 2 is encoded by transcript variant 2), producing the protein MHTLVFLSTRQVLQCQPAACQALPLLPRELFPLLFKVAFMDKKTAVLRELVHTWPFPLLSFQQLLQECAHCSRALLQERLSTESMQAVILGLTARIHAREAEAGTQPVCRKHTLRVLDMTGLLDDGVEQDPGTMSMWDCTAAVARTCIAQQQVGTAKPGLSPVPVEIRVDLRVNRASYTFLREALQSSVDSLLRLCCRDLRAEDLPMRNTVALLQLLDAGCLRRIDLRFNNLGLRGLSVIIPHVARFQHLASLRLHYVHGDSRQPSVDGEDNFRYFLAQMGRFICLRELSIGSSLLSGRLDQLLSTLQRPLESLELAFCALLPEDLRFLAQSSHAAHLKKLDLSGNDLSGNQLTPFQGLLQAVAATLLHLELTECQIADAQLLATLPTLTRCASLRYLGLYGNPLSMAGLKELLRDSVIQAELRTVVHPFPVDCYEGLPWPPPASVLLEASINEEKFARVEAELHQLLLASGRAHVLWTTDIYGRLAADYFNL; encoded by the exons ATGCACACGCTTGTGTTCCTCAGCACACGCCAGGTGCTTCAGTGCCAGCCAGCTGCCTGCCAGGCCTTGCCCCTGCTGCCCCGAGAACTCTTCCCTCTGCTGTTCAAGGTGGCCTTCATGGACAAGAAGACAGCCGTGCTGCGTGAGCTGGTGCACACGTGGCCCTTTCCCCTCCTCAGTTTCCAGCAGCTGCTGCAGGAGTGTGCCCACTGCAGTCGAGCCCTGCTGCAGGAACGGCTCAGCACAGAAAGCATGCAGGCTGTGATCCTGGGACTGACCGCCCGGATACATGCTCGAGAAGCAGAGGCTGGCACACAGCCCGTTTGCAG GAAGCATACACTGCGGGTACTGGACATGACTGGCCTCCTGGATGATGGTGTGGAGCAGGATCCAGGAACCATGAGCATGTGGGACTGTACAGCGGCGGTAGCCAGAACTTGTATTGCCCAGCAGCAGGTCGGGACTGCTAAGCCAGGGCTGTCACCAGTCCCCGTGGAAATTCGTGTAGACCTTCGGGTAAACCGGGCCTCCTATACATTCCTTCGTGAGGCACTCCAGAGTAGTGTGGACAGCCTGCTGCGGCTCTGCTGCCGGGACCTCCGGGCTGAGGATCTGCCCATGCGTAACACTGTGGCCCTACTACAGCTTCTAGATGCAGGCTGTCTGCGCCGTATAGACCTGCGCTTCAATAACCTGGGCTTGCGTGGCCTGTCTGTCATTATCCCACATGTGGCCCGCTTTCAGCACCTAGCCAGCCTGAGGCTGCATTATGTGCATGGGGACTCCAGACAGCCCTCCGTGGATGGTGAGGACAACTTTCGCTACTTCCTGGCCCAGATGGGCCGGTTCATCTGTCTTCGGGAGCTCAGCATTGgctcttctctcctctcaggCAGGCTGGATCAACTGCTCAG CACCCTGCAGAGGCCCCTGGAAAGCCTAGAGCTGGCCTTCTGTGCACTGTTGCCTGAGGACCTACGCTTCCTGGCTCAGAGCTCTCATGCTGCCCACCTCAAAAAGCTGGACTTGAGTGGCAATGACTTGTCAGGCAACCAGCTGACACCCTTCCAGGGTCTGCTGCAGGCAGTAGCAGCCACACTGCTGCATCTTGAGCTGACTGAGTGCCAGATTGCTGATGCCCAGTTGTTGGCCACACTGCCCACCCTGACTCGCTGTGCCAGTCTCCGATACCTTGGTCTCTATGGCAACCCTTTGTCTATGGCAGGACTTAAAGAGCTGCTTCGGGACTCTGTGATTCAGGCTGAGCTACGTACTGTGGTGCACCCTTTCCCTGTGGACTGCTATGAGGGTCTTCCTTGGCcgccacctgcctctgtccttcTGGAAGCCTCCATCAATGAGGAGAAGTTTGCCCGTGTAGAAGCTGAGTTACACCAGCTGCTGTTAGCTTCAGGCCGTGCCCATGTACTCTGGACCACAGACATCTATGGCCGGCTGGCTGCAGACTATTTTAACCTCTGA
- the Lrrc24 gene encoding leucine-rich repeat-containing protein 24 precursor, which yields MAPGPPALLLLLLGLLLLPLLPGLPPRATGCPAACRCYSATVECGALRLRVVPPGIPPGTQTLFLQDNSIAHLEQGALAPLAALRHLYLHNNTLRALESGAFRAQPRLLELALTGNRLRGLRGGAFVGLVQLRVLYLAGNQLAKLLDFTFLHLPRLQELHLQENSIELLEDQALAGLSSLALLDLSRNQLGTISKEALQPLSSLQVLRLTENPWRCDCALHWLGSWIKEGGRRLLSSRDKKITCAEPPRLALQSLLEVSGGSLICIPPSVNAEPPELTANLGEDLQVACQASGYPQPLVVWRKMLQPRDGKPQAQVQLEGGAPGLGGHATRDTGSGMLFLTNITLAHAGKYECEATNAGGKARVLFHLLVNASRQQSQQLPAPQAPATRPVGQEPQHEGGSMAFRALGLATQTAITAAIALLALTALLLAAMICRRRRRRKKMPVPSGEGTLFVNDYSDGPCTFAQLEELRDDHGHEMFVIDRSKPLFTEIPPEEPPEHNPPEGLRSGTRLPTRVAYEIHC from the exons ATGGCCCCAGGACCCCCCgcgctgctgctgctactgctgggTTTattgctgctgccgctgctgcctgGACTCCCACCCCGCGCCACCGGCTGTCCCGCCGCCTGCCGCTGCTACAGCGCCACAGTGGAGTGTGGCGCCCTACGGTTGCGCGTGGTCCCACCGGGAATCCCTCCGGGGACGCAG ACGCTGTTCCTGCAAGACAACAGCATCGCGCACCTGGAGCAAGGCGCCCTGGCACCGCTTGCTGCCCTGCGACACCTCTACCTGCATAACAATACCCTGCGGGCGCTGGAGTCTGGCGCCTTTCGTGCACAGCCCCGCCTGCTTGAACTGGCGCTGACCGGCAACCGGCTTCGGGGATTGCGTGGCGGCGCCTTTGTGGGCCTGGTCCAGCTTCGAGTGCTTTACCTGGCTGGAAACCAGCTGGCGAAGCTGCTAGATTTCACCTTTTTGCACCTGCCG CGACTACAGGAACTTCATCTTCAAGAAAACAGCATTGAATTACTGGAAGACCAGGCCCTGGCTGGGCTTTCCTCCCTGGCCCTACTGGACCTCAGCAGGAACCAACTGGGCACCATCAGCAAGGAGGCCCTGCAGCCTCTGAGCAGCCTACAAGTGCTACGCCTCACAG AGAACCCATGGCGTTGTGATTGTGCCCTTCACTGGTTGGGCTCTTGGATCAAAGAGGGGGGCCGACGGCTGCTGAGCTCCAGAGACAAGAAGATCACATGCGCAGAACCTCCACGCCTGGCGCTACAAAGTCTGCTGGAAGTATCTGGGGGTAGCCTTATCTGCATTCCTCCCTCCGTGAACGCGGAGCCCCCGGAACTCACAGCTAATCTGGGAGAGGACCTGCAGGTTGCCTGTCAGGCATCAGGCTACCCACAGCCCCTGGTGGTCTGGAGAAAGATGCTCCAGCCTCGCGATGGTAAGCCTCAAGCACAGGTCCAGCTGGAAGGTGGGGCACCAGGCCTGGGCGGGCATGCCACCCGTGACACCGGCAGCGGCATGCTCTTCCTCACCAACATCACACTGGCTCACGCAGGCAAGTACGAATGCGAGGCCACCAATGCTGGTGGCAAAGCGCGGGTGCTCTTCCATCTACTGGTCAACGCATCCCGGCAGCAGTCCCAGCAGCTACCCGCGCCGCAAGCCCCGGCTACACGCCCGGTGGGACAAGAACCACAACACGAGGGAGGCAGCATGGCCTTCCGAGCGCTGGGGCTAGCAACGCAGACAGCGATCACAGCAGCCATAGCGCTGCTGGCGCTCACCGCGCTGTTGTTGGCAGCTATGATCTGCAGACGCCGACGTCGGCGGAAAAAGATGCCTGTGCCGTCGGGGGAAGGCACCCTATTTGTCAATGACTATTCGGATGGGCCTTGCACCTTCGCACAGCTCGAGGAGCTCCGTGATGACCATGGACACGAAATGTTCGTTATTGACCGGTCCAAGCCCCTGTTCACAGAGATACCGCCGGAGGAGCCCCCGGAACACAATCCTCCCGAGGGCCTCAGGTCTGGGACACGCCTCCCTACACGTGTGGCCTATGAGATCCATTGCTGA
- the C7h8orf82 gene encoding UPF0598 protein C8orf82 homolog — translation MWPPCGAMRNLALVLARSQRARACSGNERVSYTQGQSPEPRTREYFYYVDHQGQLFLDDSKMKNFITCFKDLQFLVTFFSRLRPNHSGRYEASFPFLSLCGRERNFLRCEDRPVVFTHLLASDSESPRLSYCGGGEALAIPFEPARLLPLAANGRLYHPAPERAGGVGLVRSALAFELSACFEYGPNSPTVPSHVQWQGRRIALTMDLAPLLLAAPPP, via the exons ATGTGGCCGCCTTGCGGGGCAATGCGTAACTTGGCTCTAGTCTTGGCGAGGTCGCAGAGAGCTCGGGCCTGCAGTGGGAACGAACGTGTCTCCTACACACAGGGCCAAAGTCCGGAGCCCAGAACCCGCGAGTATTTCTACTATGTGGATCACCAAGGCCAG CTTTTCCTAGATGACTCCAAAATGAAGAACTTTATCACCTGCTTCAAAG ACCTGCAATTCCTGGTCACTTTCTTCTCCCGTCTGAGACCCAACCACAGCGGGCGCTACGaggcttccttccctttcctctcgcTTTGTGGCAGAGAGCGTAACTTCCTGCGCTGTGAAGACCGGCCAGTGGTCTTCACGCACCTCCTGGCTTCCGACAGCGAGTCACCTCGTCTCTCCTACTGCGGCGGCGGCGAGGCACTGGCCATACCCTTCGAGCCCGCTCGCTTGCTACCCCTGGCGGCCAATGGGCGCCTGTACCACCCAGCACCGGAGCGGGCAGGCGGCGTGGGTCTAGTGCGCTCGGCCCTGGCCTTCGAGCTCAGCGCTTGCTTCGAGTATGGACCTAACTCACCCACGGTCCCCTCTCACGTACAGTGGCAAGGTCGGCGTATCGCCCTAACTATGGATCTGGCCCCGCTGCTGCTCGCTGCCCCGCCCCCCTGA